Proteins encoded in a region of the Deltaproteobacteria bacterium RBG_16_64_85 genome:
- a CDS encoding crotonase: MEYANLLVAVSDKIATITVNRPKSLNALNPATMRELSAAFEELAAREDAGVVLLTGAGEKAFVAGADISEMRHFTPVQALEFALFGQGVLERIERLPQPVIGVINGYALGGGCELAMACDLLIAADTAKFGQPEVGLGIIPGYGGTQRLPRLVGRNLAKELVLTGEMITAQRAYEIGLVNRVVRQPELMNAAREAAAKILSKGPVAVRAAKMAMNRGLDLDLSNACALEANAFAVGFSTADSAEGMTAFLAKRKAVFTGK, encoded by the coding sequence ATGGAATACGCGAACCTCCTCGTTGCCGTATCCGACAAGATCGCGACGATCACCGTCAACCGTCCCAAGTCGCTGAACGCGCTGAACCCCGCCACGATGCGGGAGCTATCGGCCGCCTTCGAGGAGCTCGCCGCCCGGGAGGACGCAGGGGTCGTGCTGCTCACGGGCGCGGGGGAAAAGGCGTTCGTGGCGGGCGCCGATATCTCCGAGATGCGACACTTCACCCCTGTCCAGGCCCTGGAGTTCGCGCTTTTCGGGCAGGGGGTCCTCGAGCGCATCGAGCGGCTCCCGCAGCCGGTCATCGGCGTGATCAACGGCTATGCGCTGGGAGGAGGGTGCGAGCTCGCAATGGCGTGCGACCTCCTGATCGCGGCCGACACCGCGAAGTTCGGGCAGCCCGAGGTCGGTCTCGGCATCATCCCCGGGTACGGCGGCACGCAGCGGCTCCCCCGCCTCGTGGGGCGGAACCTCGCGAAGGAGCTCGTCCTGACGGGGGAAATGATCACCGCACAGCGGGCCTATGAAATCGGCCTGGTGAACCGGGTCGTCCGGCAGCCCGAACTGATGAACGCCGCCCGCGAGGCGGCCGCGAAGATCCTCTCCAAGGGACCGGTCGCCGTTCGCGCCGCGAAGATGGCAATGAACCGGGGCCTGGACCTCGACCTATCCAACGCGTGCGCGCTGGAGGCGAACGCCTTCGCCGTGGGCTTCTCCACCGCGGACAGCGCCGAGGGGATGACCGCCTTCCTTGCGAAGCGGAAAGCCGTCTTCACGGGCAAGTAG
- a CDS encoding acyl-CoA dehydrogenase, which yields MVFDLTEEQRMIQEMARNFAQKEVLPKAAELDETGRYPGELVRQMAELGLMGVAVPEEYGGSGMDNICYAIAMEEIARACASTAVILSVNNSLVCDPLLKFGTEEQKTKYLVPLASGKKLGCFGLTEPGAGSDAGSQKTTAVRNSDHYVVNGTKNFITNAPEADTCILFAMTDKEKKHKGITAFILDMKLSGVSIGKHEKKMGIKASPTASVILEDVKIPAADRLGNEGEGFKIAMNTLDGGRIGIAAQAIGIARASLEDALAYAKERKQFGQPIAEFQAIQWMLADMATEIDAARLLAYRAAWLKDRKSRHSKESAMAKLYASETAMRAGVKGIQIHGGYGYIKEYPAERHFRDAKITEIYEGTSEIQRLVIASALLKD from the coding sequence ATGGTGTTCGACTTGACGGAAGAGCAGCGGATGATCCAGGAGATGGCGCGGAACTTCGCGCAGAAGGAGGTCCTGCCCAAGGCCGCGGAGCTGGACGAGACGGGGCGCTATCCCGGGGAGCTCGTGCGGCAGATGGCGGAGCTCGGCCTGATGGGGGTCGCCGTTCCCGAGGAGTACGGCGGCTCCGGGATGGACAACATCTGCTACGCGATCGCGATGGAAGAGATCGCGCGGGCGTGCGCCTCCACGGCGGTCATCCTGTCGGTGAACAATTCGCTGGTCTGCGATCCGCTCCTGAAGTTCGGAACGGAGGAGCAGAAGACGAAGTACCTCGTGCCGCTGGCTTCCGGGAAAAAGCTCGGGTGTTTCGGGCTGACCGAGCCGGGGGCGGGTTCCGACGCAGGCTCCCAGAAGACCACTGCCGTCCGGAACAGCGACCACTACGTCGTCAACGGGACGAAGAATTTCATCACCAACGCCCCCGAGGCAGACACCTGCATCCTCTTCGCGATGACGGACAAGGAGAAGAAGCACAAGGGGATAACAGCCTTCATCCTTGACATGAAGTTATCAGGCGTATCTATTGGTAAACATGAAAAGAAAATGGGGATAAAAGCTTCTCCTACCGCTTCCGTAATCCTGGAGGATGTAAAGATCCCTGCGGCGGACCGGCTGGGGAACGAAGGGGAAGGTTTCAAAATCGCCATGAACACGCTGGACGGGGGACGGATCGGCATCGCCGCGCAGGCCATCGGGATCGCCCGGGCATCGCTGGAGGATGCGCTTGCCTATGCGAAGGAGCGGAAGCAGTTCGGCCAGCCGATCGCCGAATTCCAGGCGATCCAGTGGATGCTGGCGGACATGGCGACCGAGATCGACGCGGCGAGGCTCCTGGCCTACCGGGCGGCGTGGCTCAAGGACCGGAAAAGCCGGCACTCCAAGGAGTCCGCGATGGCGAAGCTGTACGCTTCGGAAACCGCCATGCGCGCCGGCGTGAAGGGGATCCAGATCCACGGAGGCTACGGGTACATCAAGGAATACCCGGCCGAGCGGCACTTCCGGGACGCGAAGATCACCGAGATCTACGAAGGAACATCGGAAATCCAGCGTCTGGTCATTGCCTCCGCGCTTCTCAAGGATTGA